One genomic region from Microcystis panniformis FACHB-1757 encodes:
- the rnc gene encoding ribonuclease III encodes MSCLPPFQNALLLTQALTHRSYVNEQSQLTENNERLEFLGDAILAFLVGELLYQKYPAMNEAELTRLRSNLVKEEQLAQLGIEIGLGELMRLGKGAIKDRGRSNPTLLADTFEAIIGAYYLDSGLNAVKNYLHGLFIPVASHLVSQQSESPSFIDAKNLFQQWALANFASNPEYAIIDVTGPPHAREFTAEVRVNNLLYGTGKGKRKQDATKAAAEDALKRCQWQ; translated from the coding sequence ATGTCTTGTTTGCCTCCTTTTCAAAATGCTCTCCTTCTCACCCAAGCTTTAACCCATCGTTCCTATGTCAATGAACAGTCCCAATTGACGGAAAATAACGAGCGCCTAGAATTTTTGGGCGATGCGATTTTAGCTTTTTTGGTGGGCGAACTATTGTATCAAAAATATCCCGCCATGAACGAGGCCGAATTAACTCGTTTGCGGTCAAATTTGGTCAAAGAAGAACAATTAGCGCAATTGGGCATTGAAATCGGCCTGGGGGAGTTAATGCGTTTGGGTAAGGGGGCAATTAAAGATCGGGGGCGATCAAATCCTACCCTATTAGCGGACACTTTTGAAGCGATAATTGGGGCTTATTATCTAGATTCGGGGTTAAATGCGGTTAAAAACTATCTGCACGGGCTTTTTATCCCTGTAGCCTCTCATTTAGTCTCTCAACAATCGGAATCGCCATCTTTTATCGATGCCAAAAATCTCTTTCAACAGTGGGCGCTGGCTAATTTCGCCTCTAATCCAGAATATGCGATCATTGATGTTACAGGACCGCCCCACGCTAGGGAATTTACTGCTGAAGTGCGGGTTAATAACCTTCTCTACGGTACAGGTAAAGGTAAACGGAAACAGGATGCCACCAAAGCGGCTGCCGAAGATGCCTTAAAGCGCTGTCAATGGCAATAA
- a CDS encoding carbonic anhydrase: protein MYRRELLQFIGSHALFGAINPEFTWNYQNIDHWGELSRNYCLCTTGKQQTPIDLSIVTEKELYQPTFNYRPVPLKIRHNGRTILVQTEKGGNMSFHGENWDLLQFHFHHPSEHQIKGQSFPLEIHLVHRNGKGNLAVVGILAEIGAFNPYLQTIWAYLPQEPSPEMIIPDTWVNAGLLLPENSGFYEYRGSLSTPPCSEDVLWLVWQNAIEISPQQLQQLVAIFPSNARNIQPLNGRSILHS from the coding sequence ATGTATAGACGAGAATTACTGCAATTTATTGGCTCTCACGCTCTTTTTGGGGCTATTAATCCAGAATTTACTTGGAATTATCAAAATATTGACCATTGGGGCGAATTATCAAGGAATTATTGTCTCTGCACCACGGGAAAGCAACAAACACCGATCGATCTGAGTATAGTGACTGAAAAAGAGCTATACCAACCCACCTTTAATTATCGTCCTGTACCCTTAAAAATTCGCCATAACGGTCGTACAATCTTAGTTCAGACCGAAAAAGGTGGAAACATGAGTTTTCACGGCGAAAACTGGGATTTGTTGCAGTTTCATTTTCATCATCCCAGCGAACATCAGATTAAAGGTCAGTCTTTCCCTCTAGAAATTCATTTAGTGCATCGAAATGGGAAGGGAAATTTAGCAGTTGTGGGTATCTTAGCCGAAATCGGCGCTTTTAATCCCTATTTACAAACGATTTGGGCTTATTTGCCCCAAGAACCTTCTCCTGAAATGATTATCCCCGATACTTGGGTCAATGCTGGGCTTTTACTGCCAGAAAATAGCGGTTTCTATGAATATCGGGGGTCTTTGTCCACTCCTCCCTGTAGCGAGGATGTTCTCTGGTTAGTCTGGCAAAATGCGATCGAAATTTCTCCCCAACAACTGCAACAATTGGTCGCGATTTTTCCGAGTAATGCGAGGAATATTCAACCCTTAAACGGGCGCTCGATCCTACATTCCTAG
- a CDS encoding low-complexity tail membrane protein, giving the protein MKSEPFLWIHLAGLAALPIFLQIAWIGLAVGDPLPFLWLEWLFLGAIAIIPVFWMQWTKPFDIFSLLLVALKPSQLTPEQLKILSLFKRPRHRLLTLLGVVLLILITWPIYNFAPLAAAVAAYLPQWRLLGLVIAAIALLLSHLFLQVPLSVLGVLATKESDWTATEALVIERIPELFTIVGLKVNKII; this is encoded by the coding sequence ATGAAATCAGAACCTTTTTTGTGGATTCATCTGGCGGGGTTAGCGGCCTTGCCAATCTTTTTACAAATCGCTTGGATTGGTTTAGCTGTGGGCGATCCCTTGCCTTTTCTTTGGCTAGAATGGCTATTTCTAGGAGCGATCGCTATCATACCCGTCTTTTGGATGCAGTGGACAAAACCTTTTGATATTTTTAGTCTTTTGTTGGTTGCTCTGAAACCGAGTCAACTCACCCCCGAACAGTTAAAAATTCTCTCTCTTTTTAAACGTCCTCGCCATCGTCTTCTTACTCTTTTGGGAGTCGTCCTCTTAATTCTCATCACTTGGCCAATCTACAATTTTGCCCCTCTAGCGGCTGCCGTGGCCGCCTATCTCCCCCAATGGCGGCTTTTAGGTTTAGTAATCGCTGCGATCGCTCTCCTCTTAAGTCACCTATTTCTACAGGTTCCTCTGAGTGTTCTGGGGGTTTTAGCCACTAAGGAAAGTGACTGGACAGCCACCGAAGCTTTAGTTATTGAGCGCATTCCTGAGTTATTTACCATTGTTGGTCTAAAAGTTAATAAAATTATCTAA
- the infB gene encoding translation initiation factor IF-2, which translates to MSNAKVRIYDLSKELNLDNKDILDICDQLNIEYKSHSSTISEEDAQRIKAIAAKGLASSTSKNSTGQRESASPAEEKKQKILALHKHNRPETGEEGEIYPGPAGSSAKPTLISPPRPPVKPLVAPPGRDGAAEKTPPTEQKNGATATAAQMLSQSASVKETPTETPLVPEAAPTLIAPPNRPSLTPKPRPGSTSGRPEPRSKNAPGGNDRPRGEKRERGESENAPSPERRAGLVKPEKPTLNRKPDGKSPKLAEPTREVRETVELKRPVRPGMPAKISATGEEETDTTKKSGVDGTEIDTDTGLLGADGPKKLKRPTMPPRMAKKSSWEEEEEEEKKAAKTAKTAGKNKRRTQALFEDDDDLESELSGLINSPSFTLSTARPPKPPSAKAATPGTPTAVKVKRPSKPTAHTGSPKSERQEPQEEKRPESIIITGSLTVRDLSELMKVPETEIIRTLFFKGMAVNITQTLDVDTIEMIARDFEMTVETPSTQSAAIKTTEMIDVSDWESLQRRPPVVTIMGHVDHGKTTLLDSIRKTKVAQGEAGGITQHIGAYHVDVEHNGKPEQIVFLDTPGHEAFTAMRARGARVTDIAVLVVAADDGVQPQTKEAISHARAAEVPIVVAINKVDKPSANPDRIKQELTEQGLVAEDWGGETIMVPVSALRGENLDNLLEMILLVAEVEELVANPDRLAKGTVIEANLDRTKGPVATLLVQNGTLRVGDSIVAGSVFGKIRAMIDDRGQKVEAATPSFAVEILGLSDVPAAGDEFDVYESEKEARAIADQRAIERRNTRLQQALSSRRVSLSTLSIQAQEGQLKELNLILKADVQGSVEAILGALKQLPQNEVQIRVLLASPGEITETDVDLAAASGAVVVGFNTTLASGARASADREGVDIRDYNIIYKLLDDIQGAMEGLLDPEEVEEHLGFAEVRAVFTVGRGAVAGCYVQSGKLVRNRFLRVRRGKEIVYQGVLDSLKRMKEDAREVATGFECGVGVSKFNDWKEGDIIEAYEMVMKRRTLSS; encoded by the coding sequence ATGAGTAACGCGAAAGTCAGAATTTACGATTTATCAAAAGAATTGAATCTAGACAACAAAGACATTTTGGACATCTGTGACCAGTTGAACATCGAGTACAAGAGCCACAGTAGCACGATCAGCGAAGAGGATGCCCAACGCATCAAAGCAATCGCTGCGAAGGGATTGGCCTCGAGTACCAGTAAAAATAGCACGGGTCAGCGAGAATCGGCTAGTCCTGCCGAAGAAAAAAAACAAAAGATTTTAGCCCTGCATAAACACAACCGCCCCGAAACTGGCGAAGAAGGGGAAATCTATCCCGGGCCTGCCGGGTCCTCAGCTAAACCGACTTTAATCAGTCCTCCCCGTCCCCCAGTTAAACCCCTCGTTGCTCCCCCAGGGCGCGACGGTGCGGCCGAAAAAACTCCCCCCACCGAGCAGAAAAATGGAGCTACCGCCACTGCTGCACAGATGCTATCTCAGTCCGCCAGTGTGAAAGAAACCCCGACCGAAACCCCGCTAGTGCCAGAAGCAGCCCCCACCTTAATCGCCCCACCTAATCGACCTTCCCTCACCCCGAAACCACGCCCGGGCAGCACCTCGGGCCGGCCAGAACCCCGATCTAAAAATGCCCCCGGCGGTAACGACAGGCCCCGGGGAGAAAAACGCGAGCGCGGCGAGAGCGAAAACGCCCCTAGCCCTGAGCGCAGGGCTGGCTTGGTTAAACCAGAAAAACCGACCCTCAACCGCAAACCCGACGGAAAAAGCCCGAAACTGGCGGAACCAACTAGAGAAGTGCGGGAGACGGTGGAATTGAAGCGCCCGGTTCGCCCTGGTATGCCCGCTAAAATCTCGGCTACTGGCGAGGAAGAAACCGACACCACCAAGAAATCTGGTGTTGATGGCACAGAAATCGATACAGATACCGGATTGCTCGGAGCAGACGGGCCCAAAAAACTCAAACGACCGACCATGCCCCCTCGCATGGCTAAAAAATCTAGCTGGGAAGAGGAAGAAGAAGAAGAGAAAAAAGCGGCCAAAACTGCCAAAACTGCTGGCAAAAACAAACGCCGCACCCAAGCTCTCTTTGAAGATGATGATGATCTAGAATCGGAACTATCCGGGTTAATCAATAGCCCCAGTTTTACCCTTTCCACTGCTCGTCCCCCCAAACCGCCCAGCGCTAAAGCTGCCACCCCTGGCACCCCAACAGCAGTCAAAGTTAAGCGGCCCAGTAAACCAACCGCCCACACCGGCAGTCCGAAAAGCGAGCGCCAAGAACCCCAAGAGGAAAAACGCCCAGAAAGCATCATCATCACCGGCAGTCTCACCGTGCGCGACCTCTCGGAATTGATGAAAGTCCCGGAAACCGAGATCATCAGAACCCTATTTTTTAAAGGGATGGCGGTGAATATCACCCAAACTCTCGACGTGGACACGATCGAAATGATCGCCAGGGACTTCGAGATGACCGTGGAAACCCCCAGCACCCAGTCGGCGGCGATCAAAACCACGGAGATGATCGATGTCTCCGACTGGGAAAGTCTCCAGCGTCGTCCCCCCGTCGTCACCATTATGGGTCACGTTGACCACGGCAAAACCACCCTCCTCGACTCGATCCGCAAAACCAAAGTCGCCCAGGGGGAAGCCGGCGGCATCACCCAGCACATCGGTGCTTACCACGTCGATGTGGAACATAACGGCAAACCGGAACAGATTGTCTTTTTGGATACCCCCGGTCACGAAGCTTTTACCGCCATGCGCGCCCGTGGGGCGAGAGTCACCGATATAGCGGTACTGGTGGTGGCCGCCGATGATGGTGTACAACCCCAAACGAAAGAGGCAATTAGTCACGCCAGGGCCGCCGAAGTCCCCATCGTGGTGGCGATTAACAAAGTCGATAAACCTTCTGCTAACCCCGACCGGATTAAACAGGAATTGACCGAACAGGGACTGGTGGCCGAAGATTGGGGCGGTGAGACGATCATGGTTCCCGTTAGCGCCCTGCGGGGTGAAAATCTCGATAATCTGCTGGAAATGATCCTCTTGGTGGCAGAAGTGGAGGAATTGGTCGCTAACCCCGACCGCTTGGCGAAGGGAACCGTCATCGAAGCTAACCTCGATCGCACCAAAGGCCCCGTGGCTACCCTGCTCGTCCAGAATGGCACTCTCCGCGTCGGTGATAGCATCGTCGCCGGTTCCGTTTTCGGCAAAATTCGGGCTATGATCGATGATCGCGGTCAAAAAGTCGAAGCGGCCACCCCCTCCTTCGCCGTGGAAATCCTCGGTCTCAGTGATGTGCCGGCCGCTGGCGATGAATTCGATGTCTATGAAAGTGAAAAAGAGGCCCGGGCGATTGCCGATCAACGGGCGATCGAACGACGCAACACCCGTTTACAACAGGCCCTCTCTTCTCGTCGCGTTAGCCTTAGCACCCTCTCTATCCAAGCTCAAGAAGGACAACTCAAGGAACTTAATCTCATCCTCAAGGCAGATGTGCAAGGTTCCGTCGAGGCCATCCTCGGTGCGCTCAAACAGTTACCCCAAAACGAAGTGCAGATTCGCGTTCTCCTCGCCTCTCCAGGGGAAATCACCGAAACCGATGTGGATCTGGCCGCCGCTAGTGGTGCGGTGGTGGTGGGCTTTAATACCACCCTTGCCAGTGGTGCGCGCGCATCCGCCGATCGGGAAGGGGTCGATATCCGCGATTACAATATCATCTACAAGCTTCTCGATGATATTCAAGGGGCGATGGAAGGTCTTCTCGACCCCGAAGAAGTGGAAGAACACCTCGGTTTTGCCGAAGTGCGTGCCGTCTTCACCGTCGGTCGTGGGGCCGTGGCGGGCTGTTATGTCCAATCAGGTAAACTGGTGCGGAATCGCTTCCTGCGGGTGCGTCGCGGCAAGGAAATTGTTTATCAGGGAGTTCTTGATTCCCTCAAACGGATGAAGGAAGATGCCCGGGAAGTAGCTACCGGTTTCGAGTGCGGTGTCGGTGTTTCTAAATTCAATGACTGGAAAGAAGGCGACATTATCGAAGCCTACGAAATGGTCATGAAACGTCGCACTTTATCCAGTTAA
- a CDS encoding YlxR family protein: MNPFVNYRRCISCRLFAPKESFWRIVRLHPSGQIQLDQGMGRAAYICPQPNCLQLARQKNRLGRALKANIPETLYESLQERLGTAKQGRSNQD; encoded by the coding sequence ATGAACCCCTTCGTCAATTATCGACGCTGTATTAGCTGCCGTCTCTTCGCCCCGAAAGAATCCTTTTGGCGAATTGTCCGACTACACCCGTCCGGACAGATACAATTAGATCAAGGAATGGGAAGAGCTGCCTATATCTGTCCGCAACCTAACTGCCTGCAATTAGCCCGGCAAAAAAATCGTCTCGGACGGGCCCTAAAAGCCAATATTCCCGAAACGCTCTATGAATCCTTGCAAGAGCGCCTCGGGACTGCCAAGCAAGGTCGTTCAAATCAGGATTAA
- a CDS encoding tetratricopeptide repeat protein encodes MNSYRILTILIIFSSPVFWGCSPPSPIKKEPTAKIIISPSPSPIISASDIKAANRYRQLGLQYRQQGDFVKSIEALKKSVQLNPNHLDGRVILGWTQHLAKQPLAAQTTLEETIKIAPDHVAAYNALGIVYLVGGHLEKAVVTHTKAANLKPDNEIAYYNLSLAYHRLKDFDSAINNAKKAVKLEPNNPHPLVALAMIYLDKGDSKKAQDTYRKARNLDSRYRQKWFLAHLKEAGFSQEQIKLVEKLLSQI; translated from the coding sequence ATGAATAGTTATCGAATCCTGACTATCTTGATCATCTTTAGTTCCCCGGTTTTTTGGGGCTGTAGTCCCCCCTCTCCTATTAAAAAAGAACCGACGGCTAAGATAATCATTTCTCCTTCTCCCAGTCCGATTATTTCCGCATCAGACATTAAAGCTGCTAATCGTTATCGTCAATTGGGATTACAGTATCGTCAACAGGGAGATTTTGTCAAAAGTATTGAGGCTTTAAAAAAATCGGTACAGTTAAACCCCAATCATCTAGACGGGAGAGTAATTTTAGGTTGGACACAACACCTCGCTAAACAACCTTTAGCGGCACAAACAACCCTAGAGGAAACGATTAAAATTGCTCCCGATCATGTGGCTGCTTATAATGCTTTAGGAATTGTTTATCTTGTCGGTGGTCATCTTGAAAAAGCCGTAGTCACTCATACTAAAGCCGCTAATTTAAAACCCGATAATGAAATCGCCTACTATAATTTATCCCTCGCCTATCATCGCCTCAAAGATTTTGATTCAGCTATTAATAACGCTAAAAAAGCAGTTAAATTAGAGCCAAATAATCCCCATCCTCTTGTGGCTTTGGCAATGATTTATTTAGATAAAGGTGATAGTAAAAAAGCGCAGGATACCTATAGAAAGGCTAGGAATTTAGACAGTCGTTATCGACAAAAATGGTTTCTGGCACACCTGAAGGAAGCTGGTTTTAGTCAGGAGCAAATTAAATTAGTCGAAAAGTTACTATCCCAGATTTAA
- the nblB gene encoding phycobilisome degradation protein NblB has translation MNYSPESVQRLLDSNDYGDRLSGVNQLRYLAPEIAFEMLQPLINDSNARVRYSAVSQLDILGRQNPDLALTILRDRLLHDPEADVKAAAADAIGGLKLTAAYDDLVAVYQQSSDWLIQFSIVAALGELGEPRGFELLEIALNSDNELVKTAAVSAFGELGDPRAVSLLVPLANDDDWQLRYRLAQALGRLGGQDAIAVLTQLTGDKSAQVAQEARNNLVQG, from the coding sequence ATGAATTATTCCCCTGAATCCGTGCAACGGCTGCTCGATTCCAATGATTATGGCGATCGCTTATCGGGAGTTAATCAACTGCGTTATTTAGCCCCAGAAATCGCCTTCGAGATGTTACAGCCTTTGATTAACGATAGTAACGCCAGGGTGCGTTATTCGGCGGTAAGTCAGTTAGATATCCTCGGTCGTCAGAATCCTGATCTGGCCTTAACTATTCTACGCGATCGTTTGTTGCATGATCCGGAAGCAGATGTGAAAGCGGCCGCGGCCGATGCGATCGGGGGGTTAAAATTAACGGCAGCCTACGATGATCTGGTGGCTGTCTATCAACAATCCTCCGACTGGTTAATTCAATTTAGCATTGTGGCCGCTTTGGGCGAATTGGGGGAACCCCGGGGCTTTGAACTGCTGGAAATCGCCCTTAACTCCGATAATGAATTGGTAAAAACGGCCGCCGTCAGTGCTTTTGGGGAACTAGGCGACCCTCGCGCCGTCTCTTTACTCGTTCCCTTGGCTAATGATGATGACTGGCAACTGCGCTATCGTCTCGCTCAAGCTTTAGGCCGCTTAGGGGGGCAAGATGCGATCGCTGTTTTGACCCAGTTAACCGGCGACAAGAGCGCCCAAGTCGCCCAAGAGGCCCGCAATAATCTCGTTCAAGGGTGA
- a CDS encoding Crp/Fnr family transcriptional regulator, which produces MGKSVKAKKTTLLQQLINQSFLFRGLEEAWLSQYLDADNLKLETLFSNRPVYTAFLPDEFLDVLYVILDEGVIVVRSTPLDRIIAITYPGGCFGMRSLPFSYGLASRAFPCLVESYKTTHVLKIPLSALEKIYNDNESFRQRYCFLFELQQKFEYHLLNCSSYPPQAVATLLRALIYQERELGSQPSAENIYTFDLSVDVIARACQLNQRTVEQVLKGLQTVGLIASESTGDLIRVLDAEGLKEVYSATRDKVNWWPLR; this is translated from the coding sequence ATGGGCAAGAGCGTCAAGGCCAAAAAAACAACCCTCCTACAACAACTGATTAACCAGAGTTTTCTCTTTCGCGGACTAGAGGAAGCTTGGTTAAGTCAGTATCTCGATGCCGACAATCTCAAGCTAGAGACGCTATTTTCCAATCGTCCCGTCTATACGGCTTTTCTACCCGATGAATTTCTAGATGTTTTGTATGTGATTTTGGATGAGGGTGTAATCGTCGTCCGCAGCACTCCCCTCGACCGGATTATTGCCATTACCTACCCCGGTGGCTGTTTTGGTATGAGGAGTTTACCCTTTAGTTATGGTTTAGCCAGTCGCGCTTTTCCCTGTTTGGTGGAATCCTATAAAACTACCCACGTCCTGAAAATTCCCTTATCGGCACTAGAAAAGATTTACAACGATAACGAAAGTTTTCGTCAACGGTACTGTTTTTTATTTGAATTACAGCAAAAATTCGAGTATCATCTGCTTAATTGCAGTAGCTATCCACCCCAAGCTGTAGCCACTTTACTGAGAGCTTTAATCTATCAAGAAAGAGAATTAGGCAGTCAACCGAGTGCCGAAAATATCTATACTTTTGATTTATCCGTCGATGTGATTGCTCGCGCTTGTCAACTCAATCAACGCACCGTCGAACAGGTATTAAAAGGATTGCAAACCGTGGGATTAATTGCCTCAGAATCGACGGGGGATTTAATTCGGGTACTGGATGCCGAGGGTTTAAAAGAAGTTTACAGTGCCACCAGAGATAAAGTTAATTGGTGGCCCCTAAGATAA
- a CDS encoding DUF29 domain-containing protein, whose amino-acid sequence MTRATETATLTLYEEDFYLWLKTTAEQLKKGQFAEVDLDNLIEEIESMGRSERHALKSLLTRLLEHLLKLTYWQSERDRNGNHWNGEINNFRAEIQDLLEDSPSLKPYLREIFEPSYHTALEAVRKKMGLSPGGLPSQIIFNLEQVLDNQWLPIDWE is encoded by the coding sequence ATGACTAGAGCGACAGAAACAGCGACCCTAACATTATACGAAGAAGATTTTTATCTCTGGCTAAAAACCACGGCAGAACAATTAAAAAAAGGCCAGTTTGCCGAGGTGGATTTAGACAACTTAATTGAGGAGATTGAATCGATGGGGAGAAGTGAAAGACACGCGCTCAAAAGTCTTTTAACTCGTCTCCTAGAACATTTACTAAAATTAACTTACTGGCAATCGGAAAGAGACCGGAATGGCAATCATTGGAATGGAGAAATCAATAATTTTCGGGCAGAAATTCAAGATTTACTGGAGGATAGCCCTAGTTTAAAGCCCTATCTTCGGGAGATTTTTGAGCCATCCTACCATACAGCTTTAGAGGCCGTCCGGAAAAAAATGGGTTTATCCCCTGGCGGTTTACCCAGTCAGATAATTTTTAATCTCGAACAGGTTTTAGATAATCAATGGCTGCCGATCGATTGGGAATAA
- a CDS encoding ABC transporter ATP-binding protein, whose product MNTPELAIATVGLTKQFDRHGAVNQVDLQIEAGEVYGLIGPNGAGKTTLIRMLAAAEEPTTGEIYLHGERLLRDESNPRLKRNLGYLPDNFPLYDDLNVWNYLDYFARLYHIPRSQRHRRIYEVLELVQLTNKSHNLIATLSRGMKQRLSLARTIIHEPLILLLDEPVSGLDPIARLQFREIIKVLQSAGMTILISSHVLSDLAELCSSVGIMELGYLVESTSLEELNQRLAGQYLQITTLGNLEALETALKQCVFVESWQRIINTNTLRVKFTGTLEDSAELLKSLVVSGLNLSEFYTCREDLETIFLKLGHRQAS is encoded by the coding sequence ATGAACACACCCGAATTAGCCATTGCTACCGTTGGTTTAACCAAACAATTTGACCGCCATGGGGCTGTTAATCAAGTGGATTTACAGATTGAAGCGGGGGAAGTTTACGGGTTAATCGGTCCAAATGGAGCGGGAAAAACCACTTTAATTAGGATGTTAGCGGCAGCGGAAGAACCGACAACGGGAGAAATATATCTGCACGGAGAACGTCTTTTAAGAGATGAGAGTAATCCCCGTCTGAAAAGAAATTTAGGTTATCTACCCGATAATTTTCCCCTCTACGATGACCTAAATGTCTGGAATTATCTGGATTATTTTGCCCGTCTTTATCATATCCCTCGCTCCCAACGTCATCGCCGCATTTATGAGGTTCTAGAACTGGTACAATTAACCAATAAAAGCCATAATTTGATCGCTACTTTGTCCCGGGGGATGAAACAACGTTTAAGTTTAGCCCGAACGATTATTCATGAACCTTTAATTTTACTTCTCGATGAACCAGTTTCTGGATTAGACCCGATCGCTCGCCTACAATTTCGTGAGATTATTAAAGTCTTACAATCGGCAGGTATGACTATTTTAATTTCTTCCCATGTCCTTAGTGATTTAGCGGAACTTTGTAGTTCTGTGGGTATAATGGAATTAGGTTATCTAGTGGAAAGTACCTCTTTAGAGGAATTAAATCAACGTCTAGCCGGTCAATACTTGCAGATTACGACTCTAGGCAATTTAGAAGCCTTAGAAACCGCTCTTAAGCAATGTGTTTTTGTGGAAAGTTGGCAAAGAATTATTAATACTAATACTCTCCGGGTTAAATTTACGGGAACCCTAGAAGATAGTGCCGAATTGTTGAAATCTTTAGTCGTTTCTGGTCTGAACTTAAGCGAGTTTTATACTTGCCGCGAAGATTTAGAAACTATTTTCCTAAAACTGGGACATCGACAGGCATCTTAA
- a CDS encoding tetratricopeptide repeat protein — protein sequence MKQFTRLILLVGLLAGGCFSASIAIADNPAGAIVSKDSQVNELLRQARQLVKNGNYGEAIAIYERAAALDGNNAKIFSGIGFLQTRQGDYNAAAQAYQKALSLDPSNPDFFHALGYSLANIGDYDNAATAYYYAIQIEPKNVQHYLGLGVVLLRQKNYAKAGEVYQWVLALDPNNQQAHEIMGKALIEQNKTSEALDFLQKSLQRFPNNSELRLQLASLLLKQGDLNGGTQILKEIERQSAGNFLIQLKIGILLEKQERFDEALPFYRRAVFLQPQSLEAQAGIGRIHLARKDYLAAIIAYQDLAEIAPNNADVYLNLGRAYAGRGRKREAEEAFKQARAVYVLKNNQSGLEEVDALLKKLLE from the coding sequence ATGAAACAATTTACCCGTTTAATCTTGCTCGTCGGTCTTCTCGCGGGGGGCTGTTTCTCTGCATCAATTGCGATCGCTGATAATCCGGCGGGGGCAATCGTGAGCAAGGATTCACAGGTTAACGAACTACTGCGTCAAGCGCGGCAATTGGTCAAAAATGGCAATTATGGGGAAGCTATAGCCATTTACGAGCGGGCGGCAGCCCTTGATGGCAATAATGCCAAAATTTTCTCTGGGATTGGCTTTTTACAAACGCGGCAAGGGGATTATAACGCCGCCGCCCAAGCATACCAAAAAGCTTTAAGTCTCGATCCGAGTAATCCCGACTTTTTCCATGCTCTCGGTTATAGTTTGGCTAATATCGGCGATTATGACAATGCAGCCACCGCTTACTACTACGCTATCCAAATAGAACCGAAAAACGTCCAACACTACCTCGGTTTAGGGGTGGTATTATTACGGCAAAAAAACTATGCAAAAGCGGGCGAAGTTTACCAATGGGTTTTAGCTCTCGACCCCAATAATCAGCAAGCCCACGAAATCATGGGTAAGGCTTTGATTGAACAGAATAAAACCAGCGAAGCCCTCGATTTTCTCCAAAAATCCCTGCAAAGATTCCCTAACAATAGTGAATTAAGATTGCAACTGGCCAGCCTTTTGCTTAAACAGGGCGATTTAAATGGCGGAACCCAAATTTTAAAAGAAATAGAGCGACAAAGTGCCGGAAATTTTTTAATTCAGCTAAAAATAGGGATTTTACTTGAAAAACAAGAGCGTTTTGACGAGGCTCTTCCCTTTTATCGTCGGGCTGTTTTCCTACAACCCCAATCGTTGGAAGCACAAGCGGGAATCGGTCGCATCCATCTGGCCAGAAAAGATTATCTTGCAGCAATTATCGCCTATCAAGATTTGGCCGAAATTGCCCCCAATAACGCCGATGTCTATCTTAATCTCGGTCGGGCCTACGCGGGCCGGGGACGAAAAAGAGAAGCGGAGGAAGCTTTTAAGCAAGCGCGAGCGGTTTATGTGCTGAAAAATAATCAATCCGGCCTGGAGGAAGTGGATGCCCTGCTGAAGAAGTTGCTTGAGTAA